One window of Amaranthus tricolor cultivar Red isolate AtriRed21 chromosome 11, ASM2621246v1, whole genome shotgun sequence genomic DNA carries:
- the LOC130827867 gene encoding MDIS1-interacting receptor like kinase 2-like has protein sequence MGKSKNFAFLRYLRMFHQILWCLLFLMQITSISAATITEAEALIRWKDSLFVSTNLSSWALFNTPNVCNWTGIFCNNLSSITHIDLSKRGLNGTLTSFNFSVFPNLTSFKLNTNNLKGQIPPSISRLSKLTELDLSTNMFDGFIPPEIGQLSQLKSLILFNNSIGDKIPVNLTNLGKLRTLNLGLNRLRKSDWSVFNPMPSLEILSFQSNELNGEFPSFILGCMNLTNLLLSNNEFSGLIPESLYARLPELQYLDLSNNSFTGPISSTISKLSNLAFIDLSINHLLGSIPDSIGSISGLITLHLNSNSLNGKIPSTIGQLKNLETLNLYSNRLNDTIPLELGSCSNLINLSLNNNSLTGELPLSLSNLRNLSTLELFSNKLDGEISPYFLSNWTGLTSLQLYKNNFNGIIPPKIGQLTKLEYLYLYQNRFTGSIPSEIGNLKVLFELDFSSNKLSGPIPTTIGNLTRLSVLNLFINNLNGTIPEEIGYLTSLTILDLNTNRLHGELPDTLSNLRNLKVLFVYSNKLYGEISQKFGENSLFLTAVSFSNNSFSGILPPRLCNGYKLEHLTVNNNRFTGSLPDCLQNCSRLSRVRLENNRFNGSVSDAFGIHPNLYYLSMNDNQFSGKLSSKWGKCKNLTDFRLDRNKISGEIPAELGMLPRLGVLTLGSNELTGKIPQNFGNLSKLFNLSLSSNQLVGHIPKSLGNLKFLQYLDLSANNMSGEIPRELGNCDRLLSLNLNYNDLSGKIPLEIGNLMNLQITLDLSSNFLSGPIPQSLAKLTSLISLNLSHNHLTGDIPRSLPEMISLRSFDLSYNRLSGSVPSDDFYKQGLYIGNPGLCGNLDGLTACAASNKVKFIVAVVVPLVSLLAIGACIVFFIYNSRDKNSGNANELLEIGDLESLIWETEDTFTFREIEKATDNFNDFYCIGKGGFGSVYKASLLSGYVVAVKKLNMSDNDDISLTSKQSFMNEIKALTQIRHRNIIKLYGYCSKRGSMYLVYEYIERGSLGNVLYSQEAKTELGWDKRVNIVRGLAHAIAYLHHDSNPPIVHRDISINNVLLDYEFEPRLSDFGTAKLLQLDASIWTTIAGAYGYMAPELALSARVTEKCDVFSFGVVAMEVMMGKHPGEFMSSLSSSTMKPDTLLKDVLDQRLSPPRGHVAEEVVIVVTLALLCTSSTPDSRPTMRYVAQEVSAKNYNYLTEPFETIILSKVNTP, from the exons ATGGGAAAATCCAAAAATTTTGCTTTTCTTCGTTACCTTCGTAtgtttcatcaaattctttggtGCCTTCTATTTTTGATGCAGATCACTTCAATATCAGCAGCAACAATAACGGAAGCAGAAGCGCTTATACGATGGAAAGATTCCTTGTTCGTGTCTACTAATCTCTCCTCTTGGGCTCTTTTCAATACCCCAAACGTCTGCAACTGGACTGGCATCTTCTGCAACAATCTCAGTTCCATCACGCACATCGACCTATCGAAAAGAGGCCTCAACGGCACCCTCACCAGCTTCAATTTCAGTGTGTTTCCTAATCTCACTAGCTTCAAACTAAACACCAACAATCTAAAAGGTCAAATCCCACCAAGCATCAGTCGCCTGTCCAAGCTCACAGAGTTAGACCTCAGTACTAACATGTTCGATGGTTTTATTCCGCCGGAAATAGGTCAGTTGTCGCAGCTCAAGTCTCTTATCTTGTTTAACAACAGTATTGGTGACAAAATACCCGTCAACCTAACCAATTTAGGGAAGCTAAGAACCTTAAACTTAGGACTAAATAGGCTCCGAAAATCTGACTGGTCTGTTTTTAACCCTATGCCTTCCTTGGAAATCTTAAGTTTTCAATCAAATGAGCTAAATGGAGAATTCCCTAGCTTCATTCTCGGCTGCATGAACCTGACTAATCTTCTTCTGTCAAACAATGAATTCAGTGGTTTGATCCCGGAATCCCTTTACGCCCGTCTTCCCGAACTTCAGTACCTAGACCTCAGTAATAACTCATTCACAGGACCTATATCATCTACAATCTCCAAGCTTTCGAATCTGGCTTTTATCGACCTCAGCATAAACCATCTGTTGGGTTCAATTCCCGACAGTATAGGATCGATTTCTGGGCTTATAACACTCCACCTGAACAGTAATTCATTGAACGGGAAAATCCCATCTACCATAGGCCAACTTAAGAACCTTGAGACCCTTAATCTTTATTCGAATAGATTGAATGATACGATTCCATTAGAGCTCGGATCATGTAGTAATCTCATTAATCTTTCTCTGAATAATAATTCACTAACGGGGGAGTTGCCTTTATCTTTGTCCAATCTTAGGAATTTATCAACCCTTGAATTGTTTTCAAATAAGCTGGATGGTGAGATCTCGCCATACTTTCTGTCGAACTGGACGGGATTAACTTCCTTGCAACTTTATAAGAACAATTTTAATGGCATAATCCCACCAAAAATCGGCCAACTGACAAAACTCGAGTATCTTTACCTTTACCAAAATCGTTTCACTGGTTCTATCCCCTCAGAGATTGGAAACCTGAAAGTCTTGTTCGAACTCGACTTTTCGTCAAACAAACTTTCAGGTCCCATTCCTACAACAATTGGGAACCTTACCAGGCTTTCCGTCCTAAATCTTTTTATAAACAACCTCAATGGAACAATCCCAGAAGAAATCGGATATCTCACATCATTAACTATTCTTGATCTCAATACCAATCGCCTGCATGGGGAGTTGCCCGATACCTTGTCGAACCTTCGAAACCTTAAAGTATTGTTTGTTTACTCTAACAAGCTGTATGGAGAAATCTCACAGAAATTTGGTGAAAATAGCCTTTTTTTGACCGCTGTTAGCTTTTCAAACAATAGTTTCTCAGGGATCCTTCCGCCTCGCTTATGCAATGGCTATAAACTGGAGCACTTGACAGTTAATAATAACCGTTTTACTGGAAGTCTTCCTGATTGCTTGCAGAACTGCTCAAGATTAAGTAGAGTCAGGTTGGAAAACAATCGGTTCAATGGGAGTGTATCTGATGCATTTGGTATTCACCCGAATCTTTATTATCTCAGCATGAACGATAATCAGTTTTCGGGCAAGTTATCATCAAAGTGGGGAAAGTGTAAGAATCTGACCGACTTTCGTTTGGACAGAAACAAGATTTCCGGTGAAATACCAGCTGAGTTGGGGATGCTACCACGGTTAGGTGTTCTAACACTTGGTTCAAATGAATTGACTGGAAAAATTCCGCAAAACTTTGGGAATTTGAGCAAATTGTTCAACCTTAGCCTGAGCAGTAATCAATTAGTAGGGCATATTCCAAAAAGTTTGGGTAACTTGAAGTTTCTTCAGTATCTTGATTTATCAGCGAACAATATGTCCGGAGAAATTCCCAGAGAGCTCGGAAATTGTGATCGTCTATTGAGCTTGAATTTAAACTACAATGATTTATCAGGAAAAATACCATTGGAGATCGGAAACTTGATGAATCTACAGATAACACTGGATCTTAGTAGCAACTTTCTTTCAGGTCCGATCCCTCAAAGCCTGGCCAAGCTTACGTCTTTAATAAGCTTGAATCTGTCCCATAATCATCTTACCGGAGATATCCCCAGATCCTTGCCGGAGATGATCAGTCTACGGTCCTTTGATCTCTCTTATAACAGATTGTCGGGCTCTGTCCCTAGCGATGATTTTTATAAACAGGGGTTATATATCGGAAATCCAGGCCTTTGTGGGAATTTAGACGGACTAACTGCCTGTGCCGCGTCCAACAAAGTAAAGTTTATTGTTGCAGTTGTGGTTCCCCTTGTTTCTCTGCTGGCCATTGGAGCATGCATTgtgttttttatatataactCGAGGGATAAAAACTCTGGTAATGCGAACGAACTTTTAGAAATCGGGGATTTGGAGTCTTTGATATGGGAGACAGAAGATACTTTTACATTCAGGGAAATCGAGAAGGCCACTGATAATTTCAATGATTTTTACTGTATTGGAAAGGGAGGATTCGGTAGTGTATATAAGGCGTCTTTGTTATCGGGTTATGTAGTTGCTGTCAAGAAGCTTAATATGTCTGATAATGATGACATTTCGTTGACAAGTAAACAAAGTTTCATGAACGAGATAAAAGCGTTAACGCAGATCAGACACCGGAATATCATCAAATTATACGGGTATTGTTCCAAAAGAGGGTCCATGTACTTGGTCTATGAATACATCGAACGGGGTAGTTTGGGAAACGTTCTGTACAGTCAGGAAGCTAAAACTGAACTAGGGTGGGATAAAAGAGTGAATATTGTCAGAGGATTGGCTCATGCAATCGCGTACTTGCACCATGATAGCAACCCACCTATTGTTCATCGTGACATATCCATAAATAATGTCTTGCTTGATTATGAATTTGAGCCTCGGCTTTCAGATTTTGGTACTGCAAAACTTCTTCAGTTAGACGCATCTATATGGACGACAATTGCTGGTGCCTACGGCTACATGGCCCCAG AATTGGCTCTGTCAGCGAGAGTGACAGAGAAGTGTGATGTTTTTAGCTTCGGAGTGGTGGCAATGGAAGTTATGATGGGGAAACATCCCGGAGAATTCATGTCTTCTTTATCGTCTTCAACTATGAAGCCTGATACGCTTTTGAAAGACGTTCTTGACCAACGCCTCTCACCACCAAGAGGACATGTCGCAGAAGAAGTAGTGATCGTGGTCACTTTAGCTTTACTTTGCACAAGCTCAACACCCGACTCACGACCCACGATGCGGTATGTTGCTCAAGAAGTATCTGCTAAAAACTACAATTACCTCACCGAGCCTTTTGAAACGATAATTCTCAGCAAAGTGAATACTCCTTAA